One genomic window of Cannabis sativa cultivar Pink pepper isolate KNU-18-1 chromosome 2, ASM2916894v1, whole genome shotgun sequence includes the following:
- the LOC115719294 gene encoding sister chromatid cohesion protein SCC4 yields the protein MEAVAEGLWGLADYHEKKGDVGKAVKCLEAICQSQVTFFPIVEVKTRLRIAALLLKHSHNVNHAKSHLERSQLLLKNIPSCFDLKCRAYSLLSQCYHLVGTIPPQKQVLHKALELTASAGNEISVNLWSCNFNTQLANALIIEGDFQSSISALQCGYDCASQISYPELQMFFAASILHVHLMQWDDMDLVEAAVDQCDQIWETIRPENRQHCLGLLFYNELLHIFYRLRICDYKNAAPHLDRLDAAVKADSQKMEQVKEMTKELDSLNQSLSRSDLPKRDRSALSEKQAQLQERLTSLTTSSNDQTGTGSLEPAYFGNMKRTYGDKLVLAPPPIDGEWLPKSAVYALVNLMVVIFGRPKGLFRECGRRIQSGMRTIKEELAKLGITDGVREVNLQHSAIWMAGVYLMLIMQFLENKVVVDLTRSEFVEAQEALIQMRNWFMRFPTILQTCESIIETLRGQYAHSVGCHSEAAFHYIEASKLTQSKSMQAICQVYAAVSYICIGDAESSSQALDLIGPVYRMMDSFVGVREKTSVLFAYGLLLMKQQDLQEARNRLAKGLQLTHNHLGNLQLVAQYLTILGSLALALHDNVQAREILRSSLTLAKKLYDIPTQVWVLSVLTALYQELGEKGNEMDNIEYQKKKMDELQKRLADAHSSIHHIELIDKERFQVQQCHELNIKRAIAGTAAGVNLDIPESVGLSTPLPNFSSRLVDLDTGRRGRGKRKL from the exons ATGGAAGCCGTTGCAGAGGGGCTTTGGGGACTCGCGGACTACCACGAGAAGAAAGGAGACGTAGGGAAAGCTGTGAAGTGTCTCGAAGCCATTTGCCAGAGTCAGGTCACCTTCTTCCCCATCGTCGAGGTCAAGACTCGTCTTCGAATCGCTGCTTTACTTCTCAAGCATTCTCATAATGTTAATCACGCTAAGTCTCACCTCGAACGATCTCAGTTGCTTCTCAAGAACATCCCTTCTTGTTTCGATCTCAAGTGCAGAGCTTATAGTTTGCTCAGTCAATGTTACCATCTCGTCGGTACTATTCCTCCTCAGAAGCAGGTTCTCCATAAGGCTTTAGAGCTTACTGCTTCTGCTGGCAACGA GATCTCAGTGAATTTGTGGTCTTGCAACTTTAACACCCAGCTTGCGAATGCTCTGATAATTGAAGGAGACTTTCAAAGTTCAATTTCGGCTCTTCAGTGCGGTTATGATTGCGCTTCTCAAATAAGTTATCCCGAGTTACAG ATGTTCTTTGCTGCTTCTATCCTGCACGTGCACCTCATGCAATGGGATGATATGGATTTAGTTGAGGCAGCTGTTGATCAATGTGATCAGATCTGGGAGACTATTCGGCCAGAAAAT AGACAACACTGCCTTGGATTACTCTTTTACAATGAGCTTCTGCACATATTTTATCGACTTCGGATATGTGATTACAAAAATGCTGCACCACATTTAGACAGATTGGATGCTGCTGTGAAGGCTGATTCACAGAAAATGGAGCAGGTCAAAGAAATGACAAAGGAACTTGATTCCTTGAATCAAAGTCTTTCTCGGTCTGATCTACCTAAAAGAGATAGGTCAGCACTTTCAGAAAAGCAAGCTCAGCTACAAGAGAGGTTGACAAGTTTGACTACTAGTTCGAATGATCAAACTGGAACTGGATCGCTGGAACCAGCTTACTTTGGGAATATGAAGCGGACTTATGGGGACAAGCTTGTGTTGGCACCGCCACCTATTGATGGGGAGTGGTTACCAAAAAGTGCAGTATATGCTCTTGTTAATCTTATGGTTGTCATATTTGGACGTCCAAAAGGGCTATTTAGGGAGTGTGGAAGACGTATTCAATCTGGAATGCGTACCATAAAAG AGGAACTGGCAAAGCTTGGAATAACTGATGGTGTGAGAG AGGTGAATTTGCAACACTCCGCCATTTGGATGGCGGGTGTATATTTGATGTTGATAATGCAATTCCTGGAAAACAAAGTGGTTGTGGATCTTACTCGGTCTGAGTTTGTTGAGGCACAAGAG GCACTGATTCAAATGAGGAACTGGTTCATGCGCTTTCCAACAATTTTACAAACTTGTGAGAGCATAATTGAGACTCTCAGGGGGCAATATGCTCATTCTGTTGGGTGTCATAGCGAAGCTGCTTTCCATTATATCGAAGCTTCAAAG CTAACACAGAGCAAATCAATGCAAGCCATTTGCCAAGTTTATGCGGCTGTCTCTTACATCTGCATTGGTGATGCAGAATCTTCATCACAG GCACTAGATCTGATTGGACCAGTTTACAGAATGATGGATTCCTTTGTTGGAGTTCGAGAGAAAACCAGTGTTCTTTTTGCATATGGCCTTTTGTTAATGAAGCAACAGGATTTACAAGAAGCaag AAATCGATTGGCCAAAGGTTTGCAGTTGACACACAATCATTTGGGGAACCTTCAACTTGTTGCACAATATTTGACAATTCTTGGAAGTTTGGCACTAGCCCTGCACGATAATGTACAGGCTAGAGAGATCTTGAGATCATCCCTAACATTGGCCAAGAAGCTTTATGACATACCTACTCAGGTTTGGGTGCTTTCTGTTTTGACAG CATTATATCAAGAATTGGGTGAGAAGGGAAATGAAATGGACAATATTGagtatcaaaagaaaaagatgGATGAATTGCAGAAGAGACTTGCTGATGCGCATTCTTCCATTCATCATATTGAACTT ATTGACAAAGAAAGGTTTCAAGTCCAGCAATGTCACGAGCTCAACATCAAGCGTGCCATTGCAGGCACTGCCGCAGGAGTCAATCTTGACATCCCAGAGTCCGTTGGTTTGTCCACCCCATTACCCAACTTTTCTTCAAGGTTAGTTGACTTAGACACTGGAAGACGTGGACGTGGGAAGAGGAAACTCTAG
- the LOC115721412 gene encoding uncharacterized protein LOC115721412 isoform X1, which translates to MQIMTVSVNGVCTTKNHSSLERGGVRPRRRRCLLRKSVKIGFSSDSILRSCGSTTTPLRPHINSFLSDSSSSFHVPYSRSKPGSVVDDGRSLYSTSSSYKKNGAPSRSVPRRIMASPSQLTNCGTRESGRDHVYVAAFPLRAAKGPPQLLMSAAYSLNLWDFQHFVVIIKPHSPPPHSQVLVYDFQPKDPENIFVALEVLSGRSISGVVLIRNLSKLPRSNCWFVGSSKVNATDMACEFNKNWGTHLRVGHHDCRDYTNGLVEYLTGEKHVLERLKRSNKG; encoded by the exons ATGCAAATAATGACTGTTAGCGTTAATGGCGTCTGTACAACTAAAAACCATTCGAGTCTTGAACGTGGAGGAGTAAGACCAAGACGAAGACGATGCCTGCTTCGTAAAAGTGTCAAAATTGGTTTCAGTAGCGACTCAATTTTACGCAGTTGTGGCTCAACAACGACTCCTCTGCGTCCTCATATCAATAGTTTCCTCTCTGATTCGTCTTCTTCGTTTCACGTTCCCTATTCTCGATCAAAACCA GGCTCGGTTGTAGATGATGGGCGGTCGTTATATTCGACATCTTCGAGTTATAAAAAGAATGGGGCACCGTCCAGGTCAGTACCGAGGAGAATAATGGCTTCTCCTTCACAGCTGACAAATTGTGGAACAAGGGAGAGTGGAAGAGACCATGTTTATGTGGCTGCATTTCCTCTAAGAGCGGCCAAAGGACCACCCCAGCTTCTAATGTCCGCTGCTTACTCACTCAATCTATGGGATTTCCAACATTTTGTGGTTATAATCAAACCCCACTCACCGCCACCACATTCTCAG GTGCTGGTTTACGATTTTCAGCCCAAAGATCCGGAAAATATATTTGTGGCTCTTGAAGTTTTATCTGGTAGATCAATATCAG GAGTTGTTCTTATAAGGAATTTATCAAAACTACCAAGAAGCAACTGTTGGTTTGTTGGTTCTTCCAAAGTCAATGCTACAGATATGGCTTGCGAATTCAACAAGAACTGGGGAACCCATTTGAGGGTTGGCCATCATGATTGTCGGGATTATACGAACG gaTTGGTCGAGTACCTAACTGGAGAAAAACATGTTTTGGAGCGCTTGAAAAGAAGCAATAAGGGGTAA
- the LOC115721412 gene encoding uncharacterized protein LOC115721412 isoform X2: MQIMTVSVNGVCTTKNHSSLERGGVRPRRRRCLLRKSVKIGFSSDSILRSCGSTTTPLRPHINSFLSDSSSSFHVPYSRSKPGSVVDDGRSLYSTSSSYKKNGAPSRSVPRRIMASPSQLTNCGTRESGRDHVYVAAFPLRAAKGPPQLLMSAAYSLNLWDFQHFVVIIKPHSPPPHSQVLVYDFQPKDPENIFVALEVLSGRSISVLVLVLDSLLAMGSEKYHY; this comes from the exons ATGCAAATAATGACTGTTAGCGTTAATGGCGTCTGTACAACTAAAAACCATTCGAGTCTTGAACGTGGAGGAGTAAGACCAAGACGAAGACGATGCCTGCTTCGTAAAAGTGTCAAAATTGGTTTCAGTAGCGACTCAATTTTACGCAGTTGTGGCTCAACAACGACTCCTCTGCGTCCTCATATCAATAGTTTCCTCTCTGATTCGTCTTCTTCGTTTCACGTTCCCTATTCTCGATCAAAACCA GGCTCGGTTGTAGATGATGGGCGGTCGTTATATTCGACATCTTCGAGTTATAAAAAGAATGGGGCACCGTCCAGGTCAGTACCGAGGAGAATAATGGCTTCTCCTTCACAGCTGACAAATTGTGGAACAAGGGAGAGTGGAAGAGACCATGTTTATGTGGCTGCATTTCCTCTAAGAGCGGCCAAAGGACCACCCCAGCTTCTAATGTCCGCTGCTTACTCACTCAATCTATGGGATTTCCAACATTTTGTGGTTATAATCAAACCCCACTCACCGCCACCACATTCTCAG GTGCTGGTTTACGATTTTCAGCCCAAAGATCCGGAAAATATATTTGTGGCTCTTGAAGTTTTATCTGGTAGATCAATATCAG TTTTGGTTCTGGTGCTGGATAGTCTTCTTGCCATGGGAAGTGAAAAATATCATTATTAA